One stretch of Alcaligenes faecalis DNA includes these proteins:
- a CDS encoding isochorismatase family protein: protein MRQILLVVDVQSCFSPPPWLIEGINALSTRLPCAALIELHDESQTPFSSQLGWCPPRSDRCLVDAKQIFIKHGYAPSPAAMEYLQQCQADRILVCGIQTDTCVLAAGFALFDAGLHPTLITDLTVGSSLDRSGELGIKLWKHHFGRTIHSSELIAELNQP, encoded by the coding sequence ATGCGACAGATCCTGCTTGTTGTCGATGTGCAAAGCTGCTTTTCACCGCCCCCCTGGCTGATTGAAGGCATTAACGCCCTGAGCACCCGCCTGCCTTGCGCGGCCTTGATTGAACTGCACGACGAGTCGCAAACACCCTTTTCCAGCCAGTTGGGCTGGTGCCCGCCACGCAGCGATCGCTGTCTGGTCGATGCCAAGCAAATCTTCATCAAGCACGGCTACGCCCCCAGCCCGGCGGCGATGGAGTATTTGCAGCAATGTCAGGCCGATCGCATTCTGGTCTGCGGAATTCAAACCGATACCTGCGTACTGGCCGCCGGTTTTGCCTTGTTTGATGCCGGGCTACACCCCACCCTGATTACGGATCTGACGGTAGGCTCGTCCCTGGATCGCTCCGGCGAGCTGGGCATCAAGCTATGGAAACATCACTTCGGGCGCACAATTCACAGCAGCGAACTGATTGCGGAACTGAACCAGCCATAA
- a CDS encoding YeeE/YedE family protein yields MNTELVLWVSLAIGLLFGIGGQLSGFCFYRGLTERWSGRSGYKLQGFALALAVALAGTQLAAGYGLISLDQVLYLNPTFSWLLVPVGGVLFGAGMTLANGCGARALVLLGQGNLRSFVVVLCLGIAAYITLTGLLAPLRMGIAQASSVTLPAVTLAEGPLRSIVIALIVAALIAFALLRRQDGQRLNDLLAGAFVGLLIVAGWLTTGWLGDDPFEPLPVSSLSFVAPIGESIQYAMISTGMSPRFTIMIVVGVVAGSLLSALLRRRWKLEGFESPRHMLRSMAGGALMGVGGVLALGCTIGQGLSGLSTLSATSLLAVLGIIVGARLTWTRPSA; encoded by the coding sequence ATGAATACAGAACTTGTACTGTGGGTCAGCTTGGCCATTGGCCTGCTCTTTGGCATTGGCGGCCAGCTCAGTGGTTTTTGCTTTTATCGTGGTTTGACCGAGCGTTGGTCCGGGCGCAGCGGCTACAAGCTCCAGGGTTTTGCCCTGGCGCTAGCCGTGGCCCTGGCCGGGACACAACTGGCGGCAGGCTATGGGCTGATCAGCCTGGACCAGGTTCTGTACCTGAACCCCACCTTCTCCTGGTTATTGGTGCCTGTGGGCGGTGTGCTGTTTGGAGCCGGCATGACGTTGGCCAATGGCTGTGGCGCCCGTGCTCTGGTTCTGTTGGGGCAGGGAAATCTGCGCTCCTTTGTCGTCGTGCTTTGTCTGGGTATCGCCGCCTATATCACTTTGACGGGCCTGCTGGCGCCGCTGCGCATGGGCATCGCCCAAGCCAGCAGTGTCACCCTGCCTGCGGTCACCCTGGCCGAGGGTCCGCTGCGGTCTATTGTGATTGCCCTCATCGTCGCTGCCCTGATCGCTTTTGCCTTGCTGCGCCGACAGGACGGCCAACGCCTGAATGATCTTCTGGCCGGAGCCTTTGTAGGGCTGCTGATTGTGGCAGGCTGGCTGACCACCGGCTGGCTGGGCGATGATCCCTTCGAGCCTTTGCCCGTCAGCTCGCTCAGCTTTGTCGCCCCGATTGGTGAAAGCATTCAGTACGCCATGATCTCCACCGGCATGAGCCCGCGCTTCACCATCATGATTGTGGTGGGTGTTGTGGCTGGCTCCTTGCTAAGCGCCCTGCTGCGTCGTCGCTGGAAACTGGAAGGCTTTGAGTCGCCCCGCCACATGCTGCGCTCCATGGCAGGTGGTGCCTTGATGGGCGTTGGTGGCGTGCTGGCCCTGGGCTGCACCATAGGCCAGGGTTTAAGCGGCCTGTCCACCTTGTCGGCCACCTCTTTGCTGGCGGTGCTGGGCATTATCGTCGGTGCCCGCCTGACCTGGACCCGCCCAAGCGCCTGA
- a CDS encoding NAD(P)/FAD-dependent oxidoreductase, with the protein MSTPLNSSRRQWLSRVGKTSVAGLALSTLPVYARSSSAHVIVVGGGFGGATAARYLKRGDPSLKVTLIETATTFYTCPFTNLYLAGLRRFEQQGHGFDDLRAAGIDVIHDLATAVDSQAKTLTLAKGQKLSYDKLLLSPGIDFRWNTLEGYDEAASLLAPHAWKAGDQTRLLKSQLDAMPNGGTFIMVAPENPFRCPPGPYERASMVAHYFKQNKPKSKILILDAKDSFSKQGLFQDGWKQVYGDMIEWVPFSKDGKVTRVDAAKLSVETEFGEIHKADVLNVIPPQKAGAIAEQAGVTNASGWVPIDPHTFESEQVKDIYVVGDATIASPMPKSGFSANTQAKLAAAAIINALSGKPAPQATLSNTCYSLIAPDYGISVGHLYAFADDKLAEASGGVSPKEASPAFRKQEAQYGEAWYAAISRDIWGTKG; encoded by the coding sequence ATGAGCACACCCTTGAACTCCTCCCGTCGCCAATGGCTGAGCCGTGTAGGTAAAACCAGTGTGGCTGGCCTGGCCCTGAGCACTTTGCCTGTGTACGCACGCAGCAGCTCGGCCCATGTGATTGTGGTCGGTGGCGGCTTTGGTGGTGCAACCGCCGCTCGTTACCTGAAGCGCGGCGATCCGTCCCTGAAAGTGACCTTGATTGAAACGGCCACTACGTTCTACACCTGCCCCTTCACCAATCTGTATCTGGCCGGTTTGCGCCGTTTTGAACAGCAAGGCCACGGCTTTGACGATTTGCGCGCCGCCGGGATCGACGTGATTCACGACCTGGCCACCGCGGTCGATTCCCAGGCCAAGACCCTGACCCTGGCCAAGGGCCAGAAGCTGTCCTACGACAAGTTGCTGCTCTCGCCCGGCATTGATTTTCGCTGGAACACGCTGGAAGGTTATGACGAGGCCGCTTCCTTGCTGGCCCCGCACGCCTGGAAAGCGGGCGATCAAACCCGTTTGCTGAAAAGCCAGCTGGATGCCATGCCCAATGGCGGCACCTTCATTATGGTGGCCCCCGAAAACCCCTTCCGCTGCCCGCCCGGCCCTTACGAGCGCGCCAGCATGGTGGCCCACTACTTCAAGCAGAACAAACCCAAATCCAAGATTCTGATTCTGGATGCCAAAGACAGCTTCTCCAAACAAGGGCTGTTCCAGGACGGCTGGAAACAAGTCTATGGCGACATGATCGAATGGGTGCCCTTCTCCAAGGACGGCAAAGTTACCCGCGTGGATGCAGCCAAGCTAAGCGTGGAAACCGAGTTTGGCGAGATTCACAAGGCCGATGTGCTGAACGTCATCCCGCCACAAAAAGCCGGGGCCATTGCCGAGCAGGCCGGTGTCACCAACGCCAGCGGCTGGGTGCCGATTGACCCGCATACCTTCGAGTCCGAGCAGGTCAAGGACATCTATGTGGTGGGCGATGCCACCATTGCCTCGCCCATGCCCAAGTCGGGTTTCTCGGCCAATACACAGGCCAAGCTGGCAGCGGCGGCCATCATTAATGCCTTGAGCGGCAAGCCTGCGCCACAGGCCACGCTGAGCAATACCTGCTACAGTTTGATCGCCCCCGACTACGGCATCTCCGTGGGGCACTTGTACGCCTTTGCCGATGACAAGCTGGCGGAAGCCTCCGGCGGGGTCAGCCCCAAAGAAGCCAGCCCGGCCTTTCGCAAGCAGGAAGCCCAGTATGGCGAAGCCTGGTATGCCGCGATCAGTCGCGACATCTGGGGCACCAAAGGCTAA
- a CDS encoding c-type cytochrome, whose protein sequence is MSLSLVGRLLIAPAVLVASSATAPAWASSTLDIKTVASSCANCHGPDGRSTTIIPSLAGRPEAALLEQLRAFASDTPPAGTTIMSRLVKGYQDADLEALARYFSEVSSTPRSAAEGR, encoded by the coding sequence ATGTCCCTCTCTCTGGTAGGTCGTCTCCTTATTGCCCCCGCCGTGTTAGTGGCCAGCAGTGCCACGGCACCGGCCTGGGCCAGTTCCACGCTGGACATCAAAACGGTGGCCAGCTCCTGTGCGAACTGTCACGGCCCGGATGGGCGTTCCACGACCATCATTCCTTCGCTGGCAGGCCGTCCCGAAGCCGCCTTGCTGGAGCAACTGCGCGCCTTTGCCTCGGACACACCTCCGGCTGGCACCACCATCATGAGTCGTCTGGTCAAAGGCTACCAGGACGCGGATCTGGAAGCCCTGGCACGTTATTTCTCTGAAGTTTCCTCCACCCCTCGCAGTGCTGCGGAAGGACGTTAA
- the soxZ gene encoding thiosulfate oxidation carrier complex protein SoxZ yields the protein MSKPRIWISNAKPKAGDIVRVRALVEHRMESGLRLSKEGQVVPRNIIHEFKASFNGEPLFNWQPETAISQNPYIEFTFVARRSGALEMSWTDDQGAVITGQTELNISG from the coding sequence ATGAGTAAACCACGTATCTGGATCAGCAATGCCAAGCCCAAGGCGGGCGACATTGTGCGCGTGCGCGCCCTGGTCGAACACCGCATGGAAAGCGGCCTGCGCCTGAGCAAGGAAGGCCAGGTTGTGCCGCGCAACATCATCCACGAATTCAAGGCCAGCTTTAACGGCGAACCCTTGTTCAACTGGCAACCGGAAACAGCGATTTCCCAAAACCCGTACATTGAATTCACCTTTGTCGCACGACGCTCCGGGGCTCTGGAAATGAGCTGGACGGACGATCAAGGCGCTGTCATTACCGGCCAGACCGAGCTGAACATCAGCGGCTGA
- a CDS encoding thiosulfate oxidation carrier protein SoxY — MTSSKLPSRFVRRRQLLLGSAAGLGAAWLPLNLHAQVAFDQLLKPATAAQVQAIVDEFLKGASPENKGLKLDMPALGDNPAAVPVKVVLDLPLSDELYCQELIILAQGNPHPLACRFNFTALAGTTEVAVRLRLIETQTIRALARLSDGRVLSAQHHITVTAGGCGM; from the coding sequence ATGACTTCCTCTAAACTCCCCTCCCGCTTTGTCCGCCGCCGCCAGCTCTTGCTGGGCAGTGCGGCCGGACTGGGCGCCGCGTGGCTGCCCCTGAATCTGCATGCGCAAGTCGCTTTTGACCAATTGCTGAAACCGGCCACCGCCGCCCAGGTGCAAGCCATTGTGGACGAGTTCCTGAAGGGTGCCAGCCCGGAGAACAAGGGCTTGAAGCTGGACATGCCCGCACTGGGGGACAACCCCGCTGCGGTGCCTGTCAAAGTGGTGCTGGATTTGCCGCTAAGCGACGAGCTGTATTGTCAGGAGCTGATCATTCTGGCCCAGGGCAACCCGCATCCGCTGGCCTGCCGCTTCAACTTCACGGCCCTGGCCGGGACAACGGAAGTGGCGGTTCGCCTGCGCCTGATTGAAACCCAAACCATCCGCGCCCTGGCACGGTTAAGCGATGGCCGCGTCCTGAGCGCCCAGCATCACATCACTGTGACGGCTGGTGGCTGCGGCATGTAA